The Euphorbia lathyris chromosome 2, ddEupLath1.1, whole genome shotgun sequence genome includes a window with the following:
- the LOC136220653 gene encoding GDSL esterase/lipase EXL4-like yields MEFPRCLTLLLIALVFLMSCSSVAAKFPALFAFGDSILDTGNNNLLATFSKCNVAPYGMSLPLKLPTGRFGNGKVFSDVLTEKLGIKDELPAFSSLNLRNRDLPTGVCFASGGSGLDDLTAKVQGVIPLGLQLNHFKQYFTRLKRTEGDLRASTIVSKGFFLISAGNNDFGITKAMNLRPALTTITYTAMLIPLAKTFVRQLYELGARKIGFMGTLPLGCLPGNRAFAGEIFCNEIMNMGAKYFNSKLEEAMGDLQRTLPGADIFYIDVYNPLMEIVRNYERYGFKNPSIGCCCAGLLPCPKVEDHVFWDIAHPTEKAYRIMLNTIIPKYSNHFTS; encoded by the exons atggagTTTCCTAGATGCTTAACTTTACTGTTAATTGCTTTAGTGTTCCTCATGTCTTGTAGCAGCGTAGCAGCTAAATTTCCAGCATTATTCGCATTTGGGGATTCAATACTCGACACAGGAAACAACAATCTTCTAGCTACTTTCAGCAAGTGCAATGTTGCTCCTTATGGAATGAGTCTTCCTTTGAAATTGCCTACCGGAAGATTTGGCAACGGAAAAGTCTTCTCCGACGTTCTAA CGGAAAAACTGGGAATCAAGGATGAACTGCCAGCATTTTCGTCGCTAAATCTGAGGAACAGGGATCTTCCAACCGGTGTATGCTTTGCTTCTGGTGGTTCAGGTCTTGATGATCTCACTGCTAAAGTTCAG GGGGTTATACCATTAGGGCTTCAGCTAAATCATTTCAAGCAATACTTTACAAGACTTAAGCGTACAGAAGGAGATTTGAGAGCAAGCACCATCGTCTCCAAAGGTTTCTTTCTTATATCAGCTGGAAATAACGATTTTGGTATTACAAAGGCTATGAATCTCCGACCCGCTTTAACCACTATTACTTACACTGCTATGTTGATTCCTCTCGCTAAAACTTTCGTCAGG CAATTGTACGAATTGGGTGCACGAAAGATTGGTTTTATGGGTACATTGCCattgggatgtttgccaggaaATAGAGCATTCGCAGGAGAAATTTTTTGCAATGAGATAATGAACATGGGTGCTAAATATTTCAATTCTAAATTAGAAGAAGCAATGGGTGATCTTCAGAGAACCTTGCCTGGTGCTGATATTTTCTATATCGATGTGTACAATCCTCTTATGGAAATTGTCAGAAACTATGAGAGATATG GATTTAAGAATCCAAGCATTGGGTGTTGCTGCGCTGGACTGCTACCATGTCCAAAAGTAGAAGATCATGTATTTTGGGATATTGCTCATCCAACTGAAAAGGCATACAGGATCATGCTCAATACTATCATTCCCAAGTATTCTAACCATTTTACTTCTTag
- the LOC136220637 gene encoding GDSL esterase/lipase At1g73610-like, whose translation MEFSSNFLRIVSMVIMFMLPCRIKAAGNISAVLAFGDSILDTGNNNLLLTASKCNFAPYGMSLPTKTPSGRFGNGRVFSDVLSEKLGLKSMIPAYLSPSLKATDLATGVCFASGGSGLDDLTANVQGVITMGKQLSNFKEYVTKLTAAVGAAEAKTVISNALFLISSGNNDLGITYTFRLRPTYTLHAYVDKLMPLAEDLVKQLYALGARKIGYMGVLPLGCLPGNRATVGEIFCNEFLNSGSQYFNSKLQTVLTKVGKTLTDADVFYIDVYNPLLDVINNFMTQGFTNPGIGCCCIGIAPCPKVETHVFWDVAHPTEKTYKIMMETIVPKYAAHFSS comes from the exons atGGAGTTTTCTAGTAATTTCTTAAGAATAGTTTCTATGGTAATTATGTTCATGTTGCCTTGTAGAATTAAAGCTGCAGGAAATATTTCAGCAGTTTTAGCATTTGGAGATTCAATACTTGACACAGGTAATAACAACCTTCTTCTAACAGCCAGCaagtgcaattttgccccttaCGGAATGAGTCTTCCAACTAAAACACCTAGCGGAAGATTTGGTAACGGAAGAGTTTTCTCCGACGTATTAT CTGAAAAACTTGGACTTAAGAGTATGATCCCAGCATATTTATCTCCAAGTCTCAAAGCCACTGATCTTGCAACCGGTGTTTGCTTTGCTTCTGGTGGCTCCGGTCTTGATGATCTCACTGCTAACGTTCAG GGGGTTATAACAATGGGGAAACAACTGAGCAATTTCAAAGAATATGTAACAAAACTTACTGCTGCAGTTGGAGCAGCTGAAGCTAAAACAGTTATATCCAATGCTTTATTTCTTATATCCTCTGGAAATAATGATCTTGGAATTACCTATACTTTCCGTCTCCGACCCACTTATACCTTGCACGCTTACGTCGATAAATTAATGCCTCTCGCTGAAGATCTCGTTAAg CAATTATATGCGTTGGGAGCACGAAAGATAGGATATATGGGAGTACTTCCATTGGGATGCCTACCAGGAAATAGAGCTACTGTAGGAGAAATTTTTTGCAATGAGTTTTTAAACAGTGGATCACAATATTTTAATTCTAAATTgcaaactgtattgacaaaagTTGGCAAAACCTTGACTGATGCTGATGTTTTCTATATCGATGTCTACAATCCTCTCTTGGATGTCATTAACAACTTTATGACTCAAG GTTTTACAAATCCAGGCATTGGGTGTTGCTGTATCGGTATAGCTCCATGCCCAAAAGTAGAAACTCATGTATTTTGGGATGTGGCTCATCCTACTGAAAAAACATACAAGATCATGATGGAGACTATAGTCCCCAAATATGCTGCCCATTTTTCATCTTGA